One Drosophila ananassae strain 14024-0371.13 chromosome XR, ASM1763931v2, whole genome shotgun sequence genomic window, CCAGCTGCGTGTCGGCGCCGTTGTCGAAGTACGGCATCCGGATCGCAAGGAGACCGTGGAGGCGACCATAACCAAGATCCAGGACTGCTCGCAGTACACGGTGGTCTTCGATGACGGGGACATCACCACCCTGCGGCGGACGGCGCTGTGCCTGAAGAGCGGGCGGCACTTCAACGAGAGCGAAACGCTGGACCAGCTGCCCCTCACCCATCCGGAGCACTTCGGGAATCCCGTGGTGGGCGGCAGAAGGGGCCGAAGGCGCGGCCAGCTAAACGAGGACAGCTCCGACGACGATGACGAGAGCGATGCCAAGGAGGTGGTCAACGAGAAGGAGGAGAACATCGGCAAGGTGGTGTGCGTGGAGACCGAGTCGAAGAAGAAGGACAAGGAGAAGTGGTTCCCCGCCCTCGTGGTGGCGCCCACAGCCCAGGCCACGGTCAGGATTCGGGTGAAGGACGAGTACCTGGTGCGATCGTTCAAGGACGGACGCTACTACACGGTGCCCAAGAAGGAGGCCACCGAGTTCACGCGCGAAGTGGCCAGCAAACAGGACGTGCCTGCAGTGCAGGCGGCCTTGGAGTTCCTCGACAGCAGCATCCTGCCGCCGCACTGGGATCGCGACTCCCTGTTCGGCCTCTCCAATCTCTCCAGCGACGATGAGGGCGAGATCGATTCGGACTCCTCCGACGACGAGCCGCACGAGGAGAAGGATCGCTTCGTGGCCCAACTGTACAAGTATATGGATGATCGCGGCACCCCGCTGAACAAGGTGCCCTCCATCCAGAGCCGGGACGTGGACCTGTACCGACTCTTCCGGGCGGTGCAGAAGCGCGGTGGCTACAATCGCGTCACCTCCCAGAACCAATGGAAGCTGATCGCCGTCCGGCTGGGATTCACGCCCTGCACCGTCAGCGTCATGAATCTCGTGAAGCAGGCGTACAAGAAGTTCCTGCAGCCCTACGGCGACTTCCACCGCAAGCTGGGCTGCTCCATGCTGATGACCTCCCGCAACTCCAACCGCAGCAAGGGCCGGAGCCTGGTGCGGGCCAACTCGGTGGCCTCGCCGAAGCCCACGGAAACCACAAAGACCGAAACCATTAGCAAGCTCGCCCAGCCGAATCAGTTGGCCAGCACCTCCAGCTCAGCCTCGGCGGCAGCAGCCTCCACGCCGGCCAGGGCGGCCTCCACGGCGTCCCAGTCGGCGGCCGAGGAGTCGGAGAACACGAGCGAATCCAGCGTGGTGGTGGAGCCCACCACCAAGAAGCAGCGCAAGGGCTCGGCGGCCAGCAGCCAGCAGGGCAAGGTGAAGAGTCTGGTGGAGAAGTACGAGGAGAAGTCATCCACGGGGCCACCAGGGTCTGGAGCCGGCGCGGCACGAGGAGCATCGCCGGCAGCGGCCACAGTTCAGGCCTCCACTGGCACGGCTGCCACAGCCTCGGCATCGGCAGCAGGAGGCACATCCTCTGCCAGCGGATCGGCCGCTACTGGATCGTCCAGCAAGGACACGGAGGCGGACCTGCCGCTGGCCAAGATTAAAGCGGCTGCTGCAGCCGCGGCGGCCACCAGGAACAGTGCCGAAAAGGAGACCAACATCAGCTCCGGCAGCAGCGCCTCCGCCTCCAGCAAGGCCAACTCCACGGAGCTGCAGCGCAGTCGAGATGCCTCGCCGTCGGGTAAGTCCAAAGATTCCCCTTCTAACTGCCAGTTTCTGTTTATTGGGATTCCCCCGCCAAAGTCACATCTTCATGAGACTAAAATATCTTTAATGGTTCTCCGGGCACAGTCCCGACAAGCGTCCTAGACGAGCTTCACCCTGACCTTGTGGTAGGCGTTGGCCAGAACTCCGCGCAGGTTCCAAATGTGCTCGAACTTCTCCGGCTGGACATTGTACGCCGAGTCCACGGCCTTGGCCCAGATCTCTAGGTCGCCGCCCTTGCGTTGGGCCTCCGTTACCGGCAGCCTGGCCGTCCACAGGGACCAGCCGTAGTGCCGGCCGTCGGGCTGgtcctcctgctccagctCGGCCACGTGCCAGCTCTGGCCCTCGTCGTTGGTGAGGTCCACGCGCACTATCTTCCGTCCGCCCCCGCTCCACGCATAGCCCCTCACGGTGACGTGTCCCCCGTCCTTGTCCTCGTCCACCCTGACCCGGGATCCCGGCTGCGGTGTGCAGATAGCCGAGGTCACGGGCATGGCCTGGATGGCATCCGACTTGCTGAAGTCCACGGTGTCCCAGTCCGTGCTCGGACTGAAGCCCTTGTAGTCGTTTTGCTGCCAGTGCGAGTCCGATTCCTGGTCGGCCACCACGATCCGGGTCAGCCACTTGACGTTGCGGGCCCCCACCGTGCCGGGCACTATCACCCGTATGGGATAGCCGTGATCCCGGCTCAGGGGCTCGTCGTTCATTTCGTAGGCGAGCAGGACGTCTCCGCGCGGATCCAAAGCTTTGGCCAGGGGAATGGAGGCTCCGTACGGGTGGGAAGTGGGGTCCAGGTCGGCGCCCTCGAAGATGACGTGCCGGGTCTCGTCCGGCTTGACGCCCTGCTGGGCCAGGACATCGCAGAGCCTGGCTCCCGACCACTTGGCGTTTCCCACGGCTCCGGCGCCCCACGACAGACCTGCGGATTTGGTTTAGGAAAATGAGAAGATCCGAACACATGCCATCACTCACCCTTGACCGCCTTGAACTTGGTCATCTCCGAGCGCCGGTTGCCGCCGCACATGATGGCCGCGGTGACCGAGTGCTTGGGCAGGGCCCTGATCCCCGCCAGGGTCAGAGTCAGGGGCGGCTTCGCGCAGCCCGTTTCAATCTCCAGCTCGTACTCCGCCTCCGTGATGACCGGGacgggcaggtggttgcgcacGTAGAAGAGTTCGTTGGGGGTCAGGAAGTTCTCCGCCAGCATTCCGATGGGCGGCTCCGCGTTGAAGGGCCGCTTGGAGGCGGGCTTCAGCAGGGCGTGTCGCTGGGGCTCCTGGGCCCAGGGTGAGCCCAGCTCGGTCTCCACACTGGTCTCGGCCAGGCCGCCCTCGAGGTTGCCGATCCGGAAGCCCTCCAGCAGCTCCAGCACCTCCAGGGTGTTGTGTTGCTGGTAGATGGCCCAGAACGGATCGATGGCACTGCCGGCGGCCATCATGATCTTGTCTCCGCCCGGATGGTTCTCCGCAAAGTCGGTGACATCGTACACCCCCAGGCCGTAGGTGACCCAGATGCGTGCCTCCGCCGAGTTGTGGCTCTCCACCTGCGCCTGCTTGTAGGTGGGCAGGTCGCTTCTCACTGTTACGTGCCACAGACGGGCCACCTCCTCTTCGTCGTCCTTCCCGGCGGGCGCTTCCTTGGCCAGCAGGTCGGTCTTCTTGGGGCCCAGCCAATGGTAGGCCAGAGCCAGACCTCCGGCCCAGTAGGTGGCGTACAGGAGCTGCTCCAGCCGACTGTCAGGGTGGCTCCATTGGTGAtcctgccgctgctccctctcCTCCTGGTTCCGGCCACTCCACCTGGTGGTTGTGGTTGCCAGAAGCCGACGGTTCCTGGACTTGGCCAGTCCCTGAAAGGTGCGCCACAGCAAGCGCATGGTTATGTAACCCGGGCAGATCCCCTCCTCCCTGGCTCGGCAGTAATCTTGCcaaaatttgatttgattcCAAGCTTATCCGGGGGTCGCTCCCCCgcgtcttcttcttcttcgctTTTTTTAACAACTACCGGTGCCGTCGCCGCACAGCTGGACACTTGGCTGCTCCTCTAGCTAATGATATGGTTTTCGGTGTTCTGCGGTGACCCCAGAACCCCCCGGCCATCAGTTTATTGATAAGCAATCTGGGCAACGCTAATTTCTTGTTGATTCTGTTTGTTTTCTTCTTATTGACGCAGGCACGCAGTACACGCACGCACGCACGCCGACACACCTGTTTGCCGTGCCGGCTGCTATCGATAACAGCTATCGCATCGGTCAATAGCCAGGCACGAGTATCGGGTCGGCGAAAagcaattaataaaaaaatatatagaaagaTGCAAGTTAAACGCTGTAGGCTTGTAAATTCGCACAAGTGGGTAGattgcaaaaataaataaacaaaaggatgataaaaatagtaaacaaatGACTGGAAAAGAAAGCAACAAGTGCCGtttattttggacaaaaataCAAGTTATCATCTTCCCTCTCACTCCGATCCGTAGAATCTGGTGAAAAATTGCTTTTGTAAACAACGATGGGTTATACGGGGGGCTATAGAGAGTTAATGCAACAAATGTGCCTTTGTTCAAGCtctgttgtttattttatttgccagCTATTTGGCTTTTGTTATTGTAGAGCGAAACTTCCATTTATCAACTGTATACCCCTCTCCCTCTAACTGGGGAAGCTTTTGggtaaaaaaagaaaacaaatcgCATATATTACGcggatatatgtatataattatCCGATATTAATATATGTTGATTATGATTTTATGTTCTATATGGGCGCCTTATTGCCCGATTTAGTTAGTCTGTGATATAGATGGAGGAAGAGATAATGTTTCTATAATATATCGCATGAAgtctgtttaaaaaaaatgtaaattatttACTTCTTTCGACTATCAGAGTTGTTTAAGGGATTTTTAAGggatttattaattaaactgtttgtaaataatgaaaaaaaatcttaaaaatatataagacaTAAAAAGGAATTCGGATTGAAAGTCCCATGATGATGCTCCAACATGATTTTaggtaaaatattaaatatttattgctATCTTAACTCAAATCTTTCTAATCACATCGATGTTAATACCTTTTTAGTAAAAACTCATCAAAATCAAACTCCCGTTAGCGTGTTCTTAAAAAAAGTGTGACCTTGGCTCGAAAATGTTGTCCAAATTAGGGATTTCTTGGAAGAATTCTTATCAGAACACATTTGAGGGGAACCCCCAATAAACTTTTGATAAAACAACACTGAAGACAACAACTAATTTCATcatattcctttttttccgGACAGTTCCTGGAGCCCCTTCAGCCACAGCCCCTCCGGCCGCATCCCAGCCCACCTCAACCAAGAAGGAGAAGCACCAGCGGACCAAGCAGGCCGACAAAGATAAagacaaggacaaggacaaaGACAAGGAGAAGGATAAGGATAAGGAGAAGGACAAagacaaggacaaggacaaggaTAAGGAGGAGAAGCAGACGGCGGGCAGCGGAAAGCGCAAGAAGGAGAAGATCAGCGTGGAGAAGATCGACACCGGCGACTTTGTCGTGGGCATCGGGGACAAGCTGAAGGTCAACTACCACGAGAAGAAGTCGCCCAGCTCCCACGGCAGCACCTACGAGGCGAAGGTCATCGAGATCAGCGTCCAGAGGGGCGTGCCCATGTACCTCGTCCACTACACCGGCTGGAATAATCGCTACGACGAGTGGGTGCCCCGCGAGCGCATCGCCGAGAATCTCACCAAGGGCTCCAAGCAGAAGACGCGCACAGTGAGCACCTCCTCGGCCAACAGTggcagcggcggcggtggtggagGATCCGGCGGCGGTtctggaggaggaggcggcggATCAGGTGGcagcggaggaggaggcggctGCGGCACTGGCTCTCTTTCGGGGCAACAGCCGCCAGGACCAGGTGACAAGCAACTATCAGGAAAGGATGGCAGTTCGAAGATTCCACCGTCGGCTGGGGTGTCCGCCTCAGGAGGAGCGGCCACCGGAACAGGAGCCCCCAACATGGGCGGAGTCATCTCCACGCCCGCCTCGATCTCCGGCGGGGTGCTGAAGACGCCCAACAGTGCCAACTCCGGCAATAGCAGCACCGCCAGCGGAGCCAAGCGAGGCCGCGGACGCAGTGACTCCATGCCGCCGCGTTCCACGACCCCGTCCTCAGTGGTCTCTGGGGCCAGTCGCACCAAATCGCCAGCTGCCTCCCAGCCACAGCTCCAGCAGCAGAAGAAGCGGCCCACTCGCGTCCCGCCGAGTGCTGCGAATCCGCGCCGTCCGTCGGACGCGTCCATGGCCACCGAAtcggactcggactcggaTGAGCCGGTACGGCGTCCCAAGCGGCAGAATGCCAAGGAGAAGCCCACACCCGTGGGCAAGGCTCATGCTGCCCAGTCGTCTGGAAAGGCGgggagagtggcgaccgtgacagcaCCGCCGCGAAATGCCAGCGACGACTCAGACgccgacgaggaggaggactcGACCGCGGCAGGGGCAGGAGGAGCAAGCGGACCTGCGCCAGAGCCGGCCAAACAACCGCGGGGATCCCGAGCCGGCGGCAATCGCGCCATGAGCAGTGGCGCCGCTTCCACCAAAGGCCGCGACTATGATCTCAGCGAGATTCGCTCGGAACTGAAGGGCTTCCAGCCCCAGTTGCTGACGGGCGAGGAGCGCAAGGACGTGGTGGTGAAGAGCGAACCCAGCACAGAGCCGGGACAGGAGGCGGTCAAGAAGGAGCCCAAGGTGGAGTCCTCGGCGAAGAGCAGCTCGACCGAGCTGTCCTCGGAAACGGAGTCATTTGTGGACGAGGACTCGCAGTCATCGGACTATCGCAAGCAGCCCAAGATGGGGGCCAAGAAGGAGCCGCCACGGAAGCTCTCCCATCACGCGGAGCAGCAGGTGTCCAAGCGGGAGGAGCAGCCCCATGCGGCCGTCAAAGCGGAGCCCAAGGTGGAACCGAAACAAGAGGCTGAGGAGGCGACCAAGCCAGGGAAGCCCTTCCTCTCCGGGCCGGACATAAAGCCCACCACCTCCAGCCTGATAGCCCCGGCCAGATTCGGAACCAACTTGGGAGCCAGTGGTATCAGCAGTAGCAGCGGCCCATCCGTATCGGCCAAGTACACCTCGGTGATAGTGGAGAAGCCGCTGACCGTGGGCGGCAAGAAGTCCGGAGAACAGCATTCCGCGAAGAAGGCCGAGCTGCTGAAGAAGCCGACGGGAGCCGGAGCAAGTGGCGCCGCCATGGAGGCCAAGAAGTTCGCCGAGCCGGTGGCCAGTCTGAAGGTGGAGCTGCCGGCGGCCTGCtcgccctcctcctcgtcctcgtcctccaGCTCGTTCTGCTCGAGTGCCTCCGGCGGCAGCTCCAGCTCGGCCACTCGATCTCTGCCGGACATGAGCAAGCTGGAGATCAGCAGTGGCACTGCAGCTGCAGCGCCAGGTGCTGCGCCCGGTCCATCGACCTCCCAGCCCCCGAACCCACCAGCCGCCAGCTCCAAGGAGAGCAAGtacagcagcagtagcagcagcgccgccgccaccacctCCGCCGGCTCGTCCGGCCTGGGCATGAGCAAGTCGCTCTCCTCGGACGTGTACGAGTTCAAGGACACGGAACCGTTCGAGTTCGAGAAGCGCATCTCGCCCATGGCCGGAGCTACCGGAGGGGGCTCGGGATCGGTGCTCGTGCCCACTGCTCCGGCCGCGCCACCATCGGTGTTCACCACCATAATGGCCACGGTGGTCGGTGGCATGCCCAGGAAGCAGACCCTCAAGTCGATCCAACCGGCTGGCCAGGAGCCTCACCAGCTGCCGCCCGCCGCCGCATACAGCGGACTGTCCGGGGGCCAGGCCCCCACCAAGATCAAGAAACGAGGCTCGCCGCTGAAGGAGCCGCCGCAAGGCCTGGAGAAGCCCAAGATCTACAAGCTGGACAAGGAGcaagtgcagcagcagcaacagcaacaacagcagcagtcgCCGCCCAATCTGAAGGTGAACCAGCCAGCTGGACCAGTGGGCACCCAAATCAAGGTACACACCACGCCGCCGGGAGCCGGAGGTGGAGGAGGTATTCCGGGTGCGTCCAGTCCCGCCCAACTGGCGCCGCCACATCATGCCACGCCCTTCGATGCCCTCCGCAAGTCGCCCAGCTTCAATCTGAACATCCTGGCTCTGAACGAGGAACTCGCCCAGACGGTCCAGGAAACCACGAGGGCCCTCACGGATGCCCTGCAGCCGCCGGGACCACCGCCGCCAGCCACGCCACCAgccagtggcagcagcagcagcagcaatgtGCCACCAATATCGCCCGTGGCCCCTCCCGTGATTGCCGCACCCCTGGCCCCGTCCTCCGGCCCGATATGTCCCAGTACGCCGCCCGCGGGCGGAGGCACCGCCACACCCAAACTCAGCACACCGCCCAATCCCGTGAAGCCGGCACCAGCGCCCCACATTGTGGGCAGTCCCTTCATCGAGACCCGCAACGTCTTCGAGCTGAGCACCTCCAACGAGGGCAGCGGCTACAGCTCCGGCGAGGGCTCCAAGGACAACAAGCTGGAGCAGCTGGAGAACGTGAAGATCCTGCTGGCGGGAGCGACGGCCGTGTTCGGCCTGGATGCGGGGGCGGGCAAGCAGAAGACCACCTCCATAGCGGACAAGGTGCTGAAGGCGATCAGCCAGaagaaggaggaggtggagcagAACAAGAGCAAGCCGCCGGTTGCGGTGCCAGTGCCACCGGTGGTGGAGATGCCGGCGAAGATTACCGCGGCATCGGGCGGAACAGCGGGAGGAGCAACCGGAACGGGAGCagcagctggaggagcagcagcatcggcagctggaggaggagctgaTGTGCAGTCGGCGCCACCGACAGCCGCTGTGGTGGTGCCGTGGGAGACCATGATGCTGCCCCTGAAGATCCAAACAGCCGGCCCGCTTCTGGGCGAGATCTATCGACCCGGCCCGGCCACCAGCAGTCCCGAGACCAAGTCCATTCTGGAGTCCTCGCTGCCGGCGAAGAACAGCGAGCTGAGCGAGACCATCCAGAAGCTGGAGTGCGCCATCCAGCAGCGCAAGACGCCGGTGGGCGGCGCCCTCTCCCTGGCCAGCTCCACGGCCGGCACACCGCCGGCAGCCAACACCCCCAACTCCACGGTGACGGCCGGCGCCGGCGGCTTCTCGGACGAGTCCATGGACAGCACCGATTCGGAGCAGCGGCTGGTCATCGAGGATGTGATTGCCGAGGAGCAgacaacgacgacgacgacgggCGAGCAGAAGAGTCCCGGCTCC contains:
- the LOC6501819 gene encoding proline-rich protein 36 isoform X2, with the translated sequence MILVPGAPSATAPPAASQPTSTKKEKHQRTKQADKDKDKDKDKDKEKDKDKEKDKDKDKDKDKEEKQTAGSGKRKKEKISVEKIDTGDFVVGIGDKLKVNYHEKKSPSSHGSTYEAKVIEISVQRGVPMYLVHYTGWNNRYDEWVPRERIAENLTKGSKQKTRTVSTSSANSGSGGGGGGSGGGSGGGGGGSGGSGGGGGCGTGSLSGQQPPGPGDKQLSGKDGSSKIPPSAGVSASGGAATGTGAPNMGGVISTPASISGGVLKTPNSANSGNSSTASGAKRGRGRSDSMPPRSTTPSSVVSGASRTKSPAASQPQLQQQKKRPTRVPPSAANPRRPSDASMATESDSDSDEPVRRPKRQNAKEKPTPVGKAHAAQSSGKAGRVATVTAPPRNASDDSDADEEEDSTAAGAGGASGPAPEPAKQPRGSRAGGNRAMSSGAASTKGRDYDLSEIRSELKGFQPQLLTGEERKDVVVKSEPSTEPGQEAVKKEPKVESSAKSSSTELSSETESFVDEDSQSSDYRKQPKMGAKKEPPRKLSHHAEQQVSKREEQPHAAVKAEPKVEPKQEAEEATKPGKPFLSGPDIKPTTSSLIAPARFGTNLGASGISSSSGPSVSAKYTSVIVEKPLTVGGKKSGEQHSAKKAELLKKPTGAGASGAAMEAKKFAEPVASLKVELPAACSPSSSSSSSSSFCSSASGGSSSSATRSLPDMSKLEISSGTAAAAPGAAPGPSTSQPPNPPAASSKESKYSSSSSSAAATTSAGSSGLGMSKSLSSDVYEFKDTEPFEFEKRISPMAGATGGGSGSVLVPTAPAAPPSVFTTIMATVVGGMPRKQTLKSIQPAGQEPHQLPPAAAYSGLSGGQAPTKIKKRGSPLKEPPQGLEKPKIYKLDKEQVQQQQQQQQQQSPPNLKVNQPAGPVGTQIKVHTTPPGAGGGGGIPGASSPAQLAPPHHATPFDALRKSPSFNLNILALNEELAQTVQETTRALTDALQPPGPPPPATPPASGSSSSSNVPPISPVAPPVIAAPLAPSSGPICPSTPPAGGGTATPKLSTPPNPVKPAPAPHIVGSPFIETRNVFELSTSNEGSGYSSGEGSKDNKLEQLENVKILLAGATAVFGLDAGAGKQKTTSIADKVLKAISQKKEEVEQNKSKPPVAVPVPPVVEMPAKITAASGGTAGGATGTGAAAGGAAASAAGGGADVQSAPPTAAVVVPWETMMLPLKIQTAGPLLGEIYRPGPATSSPETKSILESSLPAKNSELSETIQKLECAIQQRKTPVGGALSLASSTAGTPPAANTPNSTVTAGAGGFSDESMDSTDSEQRLVIEDVIAEEQTTTTTTGEQKSPGSGQEDGQNISTLTAETEATSSSDPAPVKLDVGGKAQPGIQAPIPVKLTESSFAGKLSAVTQQPPPLAKLQASEAEASKAKGSLSSFGIPIVLPEIPASVVVATPALMVASTAAAESSEAAMAAAMATVMRHSPGSPAQALASPKGFQPSPKLAESPAGGLLLKTYSTPMGSGLIAGVTGVAAGVATSGAPAAATSFQQDQPMPAEIPTSYIADQDAGETSSTSSPVVARPFVMHAVGKEIFGNVVAPAASSPLISDPHNESINLLCEETIPGSPAPLYGGKDDQLTNPALAGLSGIAPLPPDTPPPGAVPAIQQQIQIQTTNPQQSTAAATGSEVIPSAATSSPDSASQDESGEETKKHAELEHDLEAGGMGVLNKRKRTRKQVPLSQAAQAAVAAQLQSLSKRRRQVSGMRNQKTATATAGSDTDDNSDNLAPSSGQTQQRQSARQQLMPQSNPQQQQQQQAQAQHLAQQQAALQASLASSQSGVRPCPYNFLVELDPALSSDECITILRKQIQDLRKAYNTIKAELSVIDRRRKKLRRREREKKQHQLQSQQQGKVCA
- the LOC6501819 gene encoding pneumococcal serine-rich repeat protein isoform X1; the encoded protein is MQQVDDPPSLPVGTEVSAKYKGAFCEAKVSKVVRNIKVKVAYKQGLGSGIVSDDAIKAPTGQLRVGAVVEVRHPDRKETVEATITKIQDCSQYTVVFDDGDITTLRRTALCLKSGRHFNESETLDQLPLTHPEHFGNPVVGGRRGRRRGQLNEDSSDDDDESDAKEVVNEKEENIGKVVCVETESKKKDKEKWFPALVVAPTAQATVRIRVKDEYLVRSFKDGRYYTVPKKEATEFTREVASKQDVPAVQAALEFLDSSILPPHWDRDSLFGLSNLSSDDEGEIDSDSSDDEPHEEKDRFVAQLYKYMDDRGTPLNKVPSIQSRDVDLYRLFRAVQKRGGYNRVTSQNQWKLIAVRLGFTPCTVSVMNLVKQAYKKFLQPYGDFHRKLGCSMLMTSRNSNRSKGRSLVRANSVASPKPTETTKTETISKLAQPNQLASTSSSASAAAASTPARAASTASQSAAEESENTSESSVVVEPTTKKQRKGSAASSQQGKVKSLVEKYEEKSSTGPPGSGAGAARGASPAAATVQASTGTAATASASAAGGTSSASGSAATGSSSKDTEADLPLAKIKAAAAAAAATRNSAEKETNISSGSSASASSKANSTELQRSRDASPSVPGAPSATAPPAASQPTSTKKEKHQRTKQADKDKDKDKDKDKEKDKDKEKDKDKDKDKDKEEKQTAGSGKRKKEKISVEKIDTGDFVVGIGDKLKVNYHEKKSPSSHGSTYEAKVIEISVQRGVPMYLVHYTGWNNRYDEWVPRERIAENLTKGSKQKTRTVSTSSANSGSGGGGGGSGGGSGGGGGGSGGSGGGGGCGTGSLSGQQPPGPGDKQLSGKDGSSKIPPSAGVSASGGAATGTGAPNMGGVISTPASISGGVLKTPNSANSGNSSTASGAKRGRGRSDSMPPRSTTPSSVVSGASRTKSPAASQPQLQQQKKRPTRVPPSAANPRRPSDASMATESDSDSDEPVRRPKRQNAKEKPTPVGKAHAAQSSGKAGRVATVTAPPRNASDDSDADEEEDSTAAGAGGASGPAPEPAKQPRGSRAGGNRAMSSGAASTKGRDYDLSEIRSELKGFQPQLLTGEERKDVVVKSEPSTEPGQEAVKKEPKVESSAKSSSTELSSETESFVDEDSQSSDYRKQPKMGAKKEPPRKLSHHAEQQVSKREEQPHAAVKAEPKVEPKQEAEEATKPGKPFLSGPDIKPTTSSLIAPARFGTNLGASGISSSSGPSVSAKYTSVIVEKPLTVGGKKSGEQHSAKKAELLKKPTGAGASGAAMEAKKFAEPVASLKVELPAACSPSSSSSSSSSFCSSASGGSSSSATRSLPDMSKLEISSGTAAAAPGAAPGPSTSQPPNPPAASSKESKYSSSSSSAAATTSAGSSGLGMSKSLSSDVYEFKDTEPFEFEKRISPMAGATGGGSGSVLVPTAPAAPPSVFTTIMATVVGGMPRKQTLKSIQPAGQEPHQLPPAAAYSGLSGGQAPTKIKKRGSPLKEPPQGLEKPKIYKLDKEQVQQQQQQQQQQSPPNLKVNQPAGPVGTQIKVHTTPPGAGGGGGIPGASSPAQLAPPHHATPFDALRKSPSFNLNILALNEELAQTVQETTRALTDALQPPGPPPPATPPASGSSSSSNVPPISPVAPPVIAAPLAPSSGPICPSTPPAGGGTATPKLSTPPNPVKPAPAPHIVGSPFIETRNVFELSTSNEGSGYSSGEGSKDNKLEQLENVKILLAGATAVFGLDAGAGKQKTTSIADKVLKAISQKKEEVEQNKSKPPVAVPVPPVVEMPAKITAASGGTAGGATGTGAAAGGAAASAAGGGADVQSAPPTAAVVVPWETMMLPLKIQTAGPLLGEIYRPGPATSSPETKSILESSLPAKNSELSETIQKLECAIQQRKTPVGGALSLASSTAGTPPAANTPNSTVTAGAGGFSDESMDSTDSEQRLVIEDVIAEEQTTTTTTGEQKSPGSGQEDGQNISTLTAETEATSSSDPAPVKLDVGGKAQPGIQAPIPVKLTESSFAGKLSAVTQQPPPLAKLQASEAEASKAKGSLSSFGIPIVLPEIPASVVVATPALMVASTAAAESSEAAMAAAMATVMRHSPGSPAQALASPKGFQPSPKLAESPAGGLLLKTYSTPMGSGLIAGVTGVAAGVATSGAPAAATSFQQDQPMPAEIPTSYIADQDAGETSSTSSPVVARPFVMHAVGKEIFGNVVAPAASSPLISDPHNESINLLCEETIPGSPAPLYGGKDDQLTNPALAGLSGIAPLPPDTPPPGAVPAIQQQIQIQTTNPQQSTAAATGSEVIPSAATSSPDSASQDESGEETKKHAELEHDLEAGGMGVLNKRKRTRKQVPLSQAAQAAVAAQLQSLSKRRRQVSGMRNQKTATATAGSDTDDNSDNLAPSSGQTQQRQSARQQLMPQSNPQQQQQQQAQAQHLAQQQAALQASLASSQSGVRPCPYNFLVELDPALSSDECITILRKQIQDLRKAYNTIKAELSVIDRRRKKLRRREREKKQHQLQSQQQGKVCA
- the LOC6502009 gene encoding sulfite oxidase, mitochondrial, with the protein product MRLLWRTFQGLAKSRNRRLLATTTTRWSGRNQEEREQRQDHQWSHPDSRLEQLLYATYWAGGLALAYHWLGPKKTDLLAKEAPAGKDDEEEVARLWHVTVRSDLPTYKQAQVESHNSAEARIWVTYGLGVYDVTDFAENHPGGDKIMMAAGSAIDPFWAIYQQHNTLEVLELLEGFRIGNLEGGLAETSVETELGSPWAQEPQRHALLKPASKRPFNAEPPIGMLAENFLTPNELFYVRNHLPVPVITEAEYELEIETGCAKPPLTLTLAGIRALPKHSVTAAIMCGGNRRSEMTKFKAVKGLSWGAGAVGNAKWSGARLCDVLAQQGVKPDETRHVIFEGADLDPTSHPYGASIPLAKALDPRGDVLLAYEMNDEPLSRDHGYPIRVIVPGTVGARNVKWLTRIVVADQESDSHWQQNDYKGFSPSTDWDTVDFSKSDAIQAMPVTSAICTPQPGSRVRVDEDKDGGHVTVRGYAWSGGGRKIVRVDLTNDEGQSWHVAELEQEDQPDGRHYGWSLWTARLPVTEAQRKGGDLEIWAKAVDSAYNVQPEKFEHIWNLRGVLANAYHKVRVKLV